DNA sequence from the Liolophura sinensis isolate JHLJ2023 chromosome 1, CUHK_Ljap_v2, whole genome shotgun sequence genome:
gtgtaaaacaccaatcaaataaataaataaataaataaatcaatgtccGTTTGTCTTCGTGACAAACAGACATGgccattgacatgattgatAATGCCATTCAAGGGGGATAATCCTTGGATTCGGCCAAACATCTGTCTGCAATTAGGCTGATGATGGCCTCAAGGTCAGTCTTGTTAAGGCAGCATGATGAAGGCAGGCTCACCAACTGCTATTGTATAGGCTtggaaaatgtgattatttttcatgaacaaacATGATTGCCATAGACCCTTTTCATTTAGGCTATGGgtgaacagttttaaatgttCCTTACCCTCAATCCAACACATAGGGGCTGTTTCACACTGTAACTGTCGCAAATGCGTTCCTCATTGATAGTTACCTCACTCCGCAACTAGCTATCAGCAACCTGGAAGTATCATTAGTTTAGACAGTGGTTGCCACTTAGATATAGCGAGATTGGATTATACCTATAATGGTAGTGTAAGCTGTAAatccaaataataaataaatacaagtgaaCAGTTGGTAAGTTTGTTTTCTAATTGGTTGAAATTCTGTTCATTGTATGAACTAACATTGGACAccagtaatatacatgtaactgttacttCTTTTCTGTAGGATTAGAGATGGTGGTACACTGTGTCATCTGCTTGTACTAGAGGAGTGGTGGTTTTATCCAAGATGACAAGTCAGGGGTCAGCGCCCCGGGGGGGATGGGTGGAGAGACACATATTGGGATCAGGCGGGTTTGGAACTGTCACCCTGTGGGAAAATCAGGTACAAATGCAAGATGTAACTTCATGAATAGCAAGTCAAAGATCAGAAGTAATCTGTGATGATTATTACTggattgtaaatattttctgtcCATGCCACTGAATGTTTAATAAACAACTTTGAGACAAaagccccccacccccaccccaccccctcacaTTCTCcccaaaaatcaacaaaatgttaGAATGAAATGcaagtattttgtattttggatcaaaacaataaatgaaaattaataattaaaatccCAGTTGTTTGCTATCTGCTTACTTAGTTAATCAGCTGCACATATACTTTGTGCAGGAGAGTGATGAACGTATCGCTCTGAAGCGCTGCAGGCTTCAGAATGAGATGAATGCGAAGCATCGTCAGAGATGGGAGCAGGAGATCACCATCATGAAGCGACTTGATCACCCCAATGTGATCGCCGTCAGGGATGTTCCCCCACCCCTTGATGTGGGCAAGGATTCACTGCCTCTGCTGGCCATGGAATACTGCTCAGGTGGTGATCTGCGTAAGGTGGGTATGCAAGCTCAAGTTCAGACATGCTATAACAAGATAGtagtgtggtgttaaaccagGGTCTGATGCTCCTGGCAAAGCCTCCTGGTTTCAAAGCAGAATTCTTGTGTGTTCCGTATAAATGGATGTGCCTATAAAGCCAGTTCCACACTAGCATGTTCAACTTCCTATTTTGCCTCAACTTTAAATAGaggtaaaatgatattttataacCAATTGTCAGAAGATGTGAAATGCTGATTTATGTCAAAcgtcttttatattatttaaatttaaaatatatataaatttttaaattgtgATTGAACCAAGCTGAAAGATCATCATGCATTCAGATGACAGTACAAGTGTTTTCATGGTATAAAATGCTACTCGTTTCCAGGTGTTGAATCGGCCAGAACATTGCTGTGGTTTGCCAGAATTACAGGTACGCTTCCTGGCACGGGACGTAGCACGGGCCATCGAGTACCTCCATGGCAAGCGCATCATTCACAGGGATCTTAAGCCGGAGAACATTGTCCTGCAGAACATAGAGGATAGGGTATGTCCTGGTGCTGCTACCTATATTACCTGTGTCAAAAGACTATCTTTTCATCCAGTGTGATTCTTTTATGTGGTTAATAGGAGCTCTTTGCAAAATTCATCGTCAGCGCAAGAAAAAGTTAGCTTGAATTGCCTGTGTGGAATGAAGAGTGCTGGCAGAGTTACACGGGTCTTTGTTCATGACCTTCTTGTTCTGAGGTGTGCTCTGTGTAGCATTTGCAAATGTGAGGAATTATAACAGTCATAGCCCAAAAACTGAAGAGGTACATTGTCATGACCATTGTGGCTTACTCTTAGTTAGTGTTTAAAGTGCATGTAGTGCAAGTACCTTTACCCTACAGTGAAGAGATATATTGTCATGACAGTTGTGCCTTGTGCACTCTGTGTAAAGGCTTTTGAAATTGTATGTAAGTAACTCACACCGAAGAGATAAATTGTTGGGACAGTTTATATGGGGGCTTTTGTAAATTCATGTAGTGTAAGGTACTTGAGAATGATACATGCATCACATGCAACAACCTTTTTAAAATAAGTCATTATGAAGACTGTAAATGTAACCTTTGGACAGTTTAATCCCATAGTATCATTATATGTCTCTTTGTGTTTATCAGATTGTCTACAAGTTGATTGATCTTGGATATGCCAAAGAGCTTGACCAAGGGAGTGTTTGTACCTCCTTTGTCGGAACTCTTCAGTACTTGGTAAGACAGATGTGTGTGTTATAACTGTGAAAAGGTATTGCCACTGTAACCTTTTTTGCAAAAGTGTTTTGTTGGAAATTATTTGGTTTTAGAAGTTTCTGGTTTGAAAAAGGTTTAGTGAATAAAAAGCATAAAGTTTATGGAAAAATATGGCTTAGTGGAGGTGGCATATGTTTTATGCGTTGAAGTGGCTCTAGTGTCATTGATTATCATGCAATGTCCACAGTGTTACATTTAATTTATCAGTTTCTGTTATAACATCGTTctgtttttaatgtgaaatCATTGCAATGTACTGGGAAAGGAATATTTGACATCAGTAAAATGGCGTCAAAGTCCTGCTGTCAGATGTTTGAGGATTCCATTGTGTGCATATTTATCAGAAGAAATATAGTAAATTTCTTTTTGATATCACAAACTTGTGACAGCACTGTGAACACTTTTTAACCTGCTCTGTTTTAGGCCCCTGAATTATTTGCTAGTCAGAAATACACCTGCACTGTTGATTACTGGTCATTTGGGACGGTGGTGTTTGAGTGTATCACAGGCATTAGGCCATTCTTGCCTTCCATGGCTCCTGTACTCTGGTGAGTTTACCTGTATAGATAGTTTTGTTCACCTCTGGTGATTTGCCTATGTGTTAAGGGACCCTGCCCATAAATCGTTTGCTTCAGGTTCGGTTGAAACAGATGAAATGAACGAACACTCAAATGATGAGTGTTGAGTTCGTTTCTATTTTTCGTTGGAACTGATTATTGGAAACAACCGAAGAGGGAGCAGGCCTGGCTAAAGTAGGAATGCTAGCTCAGCAGGGAATGTCAACTACAACAACGACACGCTTCACTGATCAGAACTGTCAGGATACAGCCCAGCTGTATTAACCATGTAAATCTTTTCTACACGACATGTTGacatattaaatacaaaattagTATAAGAATACGTTTTCGTTGGAGCAGTTCCACCTAACTGAAAAGATTAAAGGCTCCATTTCCTGATTCCCAGATTCCCCACCAGAACTCGCTTGAAGTCTGTAGAGGAAAATGTGAGCATAACTCTCGTCCATCATACACAAACCACGCACATTTCATGTGGCACCTGCATCCCTGTTAGATGTGAGGTTCTGGAAGGTATCCCTCAATTTCTGAGACAACATCACTGCGTATCCTAATGATATCTGCTGTAAATATAGAATTGTGGATAACTGAATAATCCATATGTGGGTTAATATATACTAAATTATCCGAAAGGTATGCTCGAAGATACAAATGATGCAGTATGACGTGGAGTGCAGCCCATTTCTGGTAAATGCATTACCTCTTCTCCCATCCCTTGAAAGCCTCAACTCGGGATTGAAGTGAACTATTTTCCTGACAGACTGTTCAGTTGAACAATAGCGACACAaactatacagtgtatatatggattacatgtacatcagactgAGTGACAACTGGTACAGGTATTTACTTTAGAAGCTGTTAGCAGATAACGAACATAAAATGCgggattaaaatattatttgagAATTCAGACAAAAGCTGAAGATGACAGCTTGTATGTATCCTGCAGAGATTTTTAAGCAGCTTTCTGTAATTATCTTTATGCTGGctggtaggcctacttatactTGCGGATGAAGAATTACCTGCTGTGAAATAAGGAAACATGCACATGTTGTTTCATCAAAACACCTGGttatatgacaattaaaacttttaatCACTTGGTCAGCAGGAATCCTCAACACCTGCATGACGGCCCGGTCACACCTGAGTGCCAAGGCTGGATATAACATACAGTTCacattaaatgatttaaatattctttattaaatgTCAAGCACAGATTTGGACAAACACCCATAACACAATATAGTTATAGAACGAAACATGCAGGACCTGGTATGTGCCGgcatacatacttgtacagtgtagcctagGCCTGTATGAGTTTGTGGCATATGTGTCCAACCACATTCTTAGGCCTGTATATCGGGTATGGATAGACTCGGGGAAtattgtgaaaatatgtaaGTCTGAAACCCGAGCTTTCTATTTGAAAGGTTTCATGACTGGAACCACTGTTGTAGttgtttatttgaatttgtATCTTGCGTATACTCACATTGAAAGCCTCATTCAAGGCgagagaaaaaaaccccaaacgAATTCAAATGACTTATGGGGACAGTTGCTAAGGAGTCATTTTcatatgtacacatcatacactATATCCCATTGTGTATAATATATTGagcacattttaaacatttttccagGCATAGGGAGGTGTGCCAGAAGAAAGTCGATGACATTTGTGCCATTTTAGACTCCACTGGGAAAGTCAGGTTCTCTCAGAAACTCCCCACCCCAAACCATCTGTGCAGGTATGTACAGAGGACATCGTTAGCTACAGATTAATCACCAAAATTGGAAAGTTTGCCCTAGTGaaccaatcatacatacatggcAGTGTTTGTTTTACCACCATTATACACTGTTTCTTCTGTTTTATTGTCTAGCAGAAACATGGTGAATCATTAACTCAAGAATTAACGTCACAGCATTGCTAGAATAATAGCttattaatttttgttaaagACCATTTTTCTTCCACCTGTATGGCATGACTGTCTGTGGGTCATCTGCACTACCTTAACTAAGTAAGCAGATAGCAAACACCACCTACATGCAAAAATCACTAAACAATTAAGATTTATTCACAGCATTTTTTCACagatacatttataatttgtccCAATCTCATATTTAAATTGTTCCTTTCCTGTATGTATCTCACCTGGGAATCTTATTCCGCCTATAAACTATATCTCACCTGTGAATCATACCTCACCAGTATGGCCAATGTCTAAGCTGTGAATCATACCTCATCTGTGTGAAGCATACCTCATCTATGTGAAGCATACCTCATCTGTGTGAAGCATACCTCATCTATGTGAAGCATACCTCATCTGTGTGAAGCATACCTCACCAGTATTGCCCATGTCTAAACTGTGAATCATACCTCATTTGTGTGAATCATACCTCATTTGTGAACCTTATCGCACCTGTGAATCTTCACCTGTATGAATCATATTTCTCATATAAAACATATCTCATTTGATTGGACCACATATCACCTATTTGAGCTATCTTACTTGTATGATCTTGTATGAACAGTATCTGTACCAATATGAacagtatttttacatgtatgaacagtgtTATAGCTGGTGTATATTTGCAGAACTCTCCAGGTGTATTTTGAGCAGTGGTTAAGAATGATGCTATACTGGGACCCCAAAGCAAGGGGTGGAGGTATAGATCCAGATCAGAGACGCCCTAACTGTTTTGTCTTGCTGGACAACTTGTTGGAAATGAAGGTAAAGTACCAATTTGTCTACAGTGATGAAAGTATTTTTTGACATTGTTCTTTGTTACATAATACTCAGTCATATTGTTTATACTTCCAAAATCAAAAGGAAAGCTCACTTTTATCATCTTTTTGATATCATAAATGTTGCTTATACTTTAAACACTTACATGCCAAGTTTCCTTCAAACATTGACATCTGTTAGCtttatttgcatattaattaccttcTGGTTTGCAGATAGTCCATGTGCTGAATGTCTCGGCCAATCAGATGATGTCTTACCCAGTAGTGGAGAAGCAGACACTTCAGGAACTTCAGCGAATCCTTAGTGAGGAAACAAAAATTCCTGTGGAGGAACAGGAGATTTTGTTAGCTAGTGGCATTACTCCAGACCCTGAGAAGCCAGCTGCACAGTGCTGGTCTAAACCTGTAAGTGCGAGGCAAAGATTGCCATAAAATACTggtttcaaaatttatttgacttttatcAAATTCTTACAGAGAATTTAATGGGATATGAAATTGTCAAAGCTAAATTTtaggtactgtacatttattcaagtgtgaccatAGCTGCAGGTCTTAATACCCCAGACACACACCTTTCCACTGTCAGCCACTCATCATCGATTCTATAGACTATTAAACTTCATGGAACACCACATACTAATTACAAGGAGTGTCATGATTGTCTGCTAAGTAAATATTAGCATACCAGGTTGGTGGCTCTGTAAATATTAGCCAATCATGTTGGTTGCTCtgtaaatgttaacaaataAGGTAGTATTCAGTGCTGCGGGCGGGCAGGATATACTCAACATGCagctatgttttattttcttttgtgaaTTTATTGGTAAAACAGAATTATCTTGTATTAGGTTACATTCATCATGTCTTTATCTCctggtttaatttttttccttctttgcCAAATTTCCCTTGGTTTCAGGGAGAAGAGGATTGGATTGTGTTTCTGTTCAGGAAATCCACTTCAGTAATCAATAACAATGACAAACAGGCCAAACCTATCCCACTGATGGTACAGAACATCATCAGGGAGCCTAACACACTACTGCCATACCAGGTAAATCTGACCCACTGATGGTGCAGAACATCATCAAGGAGCCTAACACACTACTGCCATACCAGGTAAATCTGACCCACTGATGGTACAGAACATCATCAATGGGCCTAACACACTACTGCCATACCAGGTAAATCTGACCCACTGATGGTGCAGAACATCATCAAGGAGCCTAACACACTACTGCCATACCAGGTAAATCTGACCCACTGATGGTACAGAACATCATCAATGGGCCTAACACACTACTGCCATACCAGGTAAGTATGACCCACTGATAGTACAGAACATCATCAAGGAGCCTAACACACTACTGCCATACCAGGTAAATCTGACCCACTGATGATGCAGAACACCATCAAGGAGCCTAACACACTACTGCCATACCAGGTAAGTATGACCCACTGATGGTACAAAACATCATCAAGGAGCCTAACACACTACTGCCATACCAGGTAAGTATGACCCACTGATGATGCACAACATCATCAAGGCGCCTAACACACCACTGCCATACCAGGTAAGTATGACCCACTGATGGTACAAAACATCATCAAGGAGCCTAACACACTACTGCCATACCAAGTAAGTATGACCCACTGATGGTGCAGAACATCATCAAGGATCCTAACATACTACTGCCATACCAGGTAAGTATGACCCACTGATGGTACAAAACATCATCAAGGAGCCTAACACACTACTGCCATACCAGGTAAGTATGACCCACTGATGGTGCAGAACATCATCAAGGAGCCTAACACACTACTGCCATACCAGGTAAGTATGACCCACTGATGGTACAAAACATCATCAAGGAGCCTAACACACTACTGCCATACCAGGTAAATCTGACCCACTGATGGTGCAGAACATCATCAAGGAGCCTAACACACTACTGCCATACCAGGTAAGTATGACCCACTGATGGTACAAAACATCATCAAGGAGCCTAACA
Encoded proteins:
- the LOC135467541 gene encoding inhibitor of nuclear factor kappa-B kinase subunit alpha-like, which codes for MTSQGSAPRGGWVERHILGSGGFGTVTLWENQESDERIALKRCRLQNEMNAKHRQRWEQEITIMKRLDHPNVIAVRDVPPPLDVGKDSLPLLAMEYCSGGDLRKVLNRPEHCCGLPELQVRFLARDVARAIEYLHGKRIIHRDLKPENIVLQNIEDRIVYKLIDLGYAKELDQGSVCTSFVGTLQYLAPELFASQKYTCTVDYWSFGTVVFECITGIRPFLPSMAPVLWHREVCQKKVDDICAILDSTGKVRFSQKLPTPNHLCRTLQVYFEQWLRMMLYWDPKARGGGIDPDQRRPNCFVLLDNLLEMKIVHVLNVSANQMMSYPVVEKQTLQELQRILSEETKIPVEEQEILLASGITPDPEKPAAQCWSKPGEEDWIVFLFRKSTSVINNNDKQAKPIPLMVQNIIREPNTLLPYQEQRRAWAESVCFCQEQVTDLKTLILAQRAAILDVLRVNTKFLQKKTEMMQDIGQLQAKGDFFRMSLQHDIQRYNDQAASGGITSSSMYAKWKKMGEDLKQIKELSWRMTELDEQARALQTKIVELHKSPFAKSKQTDVLEELTTKAEKLYQDLRLATKEQRRTLSDHSPMVNVVHKCVLVRHKAMADLYTHLGKASSCKAEIKKLLPDISAGCDEIKQSIERLTTNQKQRQNDLWYLVKKALSGVNNQSGASVLRQELKGDISNLPPQSAVSDSSSSGLESLKIIEDNKQTQAHLSNLFDNVLHEHDSFVSSLHDMTWDFLGPSSGDTK